TTGTTGTAACAGAAGACGGAAAAGTTGTTTCATGGGGAAATACAAGTGCAGTTGATATTTCTACAGCTAATGTAAAGGATGAAAAAGTCAAAGAAGTAAAAGCAAATATTCAGACAGCCATTGCCCTTACAAAGGATGGAAAAGTCATCTCGCTTGCAAAGAAAGAAACTGCTTTAGATAATGTACCGGAAGAGATTCAGGGAAAAGTAGAAAAAATCGCTTTAACAGATAAAGCAGCAGCAGCTGTATTAAAAGATGGTACTGTAAAAGTCTGGGGAAACAATCACAACCATATTTTCTCCGTACCGGAAGAAGTGCAGGGCAAAGCAGTGGATATTTCAGGTGGACGTAACCATCTTGTTGTTGTGACAGAAGATGGAAACGCAGTAGCCTGGGGCGGAAATGAAAATAATCAGGCAAAGGTTCCTGCTAAGGCAACCAATATTGCAAAATTAGCTTCCGGCTATTATCAGAACTGTATTATCAAAGAAGACGGCTCTGTTGTGACATGGGGACTGAAAGGTTACTTACTTGGAACAGATAATCTTGGAAGAAACGTATTCTACCGTATCTTAAAGGGTGGACAGATGACTATGACAGTCGGATTCATCGCTGTTATCATCCAGTTCGCGATCGGTATCTTAGTAGGGGGTATTTCCGGATACTACGGTGGAACTGTGGATATCCTTCTTATGCGTCTGGCAGAGGTTGTCGGATCCCTTCCGTTTATCCCGCTGGCACTGATCCTTTCTGCTTTGATCGGAAATAAAGTATCTGATGTCGGAAGAATCATCATGATCATGTTGATCCTCGGTTTCCTCGGATGGACCGGTATCGCAGGTCTTGTCCGTGCACAGGTGCTTGCAGAACGTAACAAAGAATTCGTTGTCGCTGCAAAAGCACTGGGTGTAAAAGAAAAGAATATTATTTTCCGTCATATCGTACCGAACGTAATGACGATCATTATCGTACAGGCAACAATCTCATTTGCAACCTGTATGCTGACAGAATCCGGATTATCATTCTTAGGATTCGGTGTTGCAGAGCCAATTCCTTCATGGGGAAATATGCTGAACAACTGTCGTTCTTCAGAAGTTATCTCACAGTACTGGTGGAGATGGGTATTCCCGTCAGTTGTATTAGGACTTTGTACTGTAAGTATCAACTTGTTTGGTGACGGACTTCGTAGAGCAGTTGACCCGAAAGCAAATGAAAGGTAGGAATAACGATGGCATATTTATTGGAAGTAGATGATCTACATACATTTTTTAAGACAAAAAAAGGAATTGTAAAAGCGGTCAACGGTGTTTCCTATCGAGTAGAGCCTGGGAAAACATTAGGTATCGTAGGAGAATCCGGAAGTGGAAAGAGTGTATCGGCAATGAGTATCTTAAAACTTTTGGATGGAAACGGATATATCGACAGCGGTACAATTACTTTCAAGGGAAGAAATCTTGCGGAGTGTACAATCAATGATATGTACCAGATTCGTGGAAATGAGATTTCCGTTATTTTCCAGGAACCGATGACAAGTTTGAACCCGGTATATACGATCGAAAAACAGTTAAATGAAGTTTATTTAACCCATCAGAAAATCACAAAAAAAGAAGCAAGTGAGAAATCACTTGAAATGTTAAAAGCTGTTAAGATCCCGAATCCGGAATCTGTTATGAAACAGTTCCCGCATCAGCTGTCAGGTGGAATGCGTCAGAGAGTTATGATCGCCATGGCTCTTGCCTGCGAACCAAGTCTTCTGATCGCTGACGAACCGACTACTGCTTTGGACGTTACCATTCAGGCACAGATCTTAAAGCTGATGAATGAACTGAAAAAGGAAAAAGGGACCTCTATTCTGTTCATTACACATGACCTTGGAGTTATCAACCAGATGGCAGATGAAGTGGCAGTTATGTATTGTGGTCAGGTTGTGGAAATGTGTAAAGCAAGAACTATCTTTGCAAAAGAGACAACCTGTTCACATCCATATACGGAAGGACTTATGACTTCAATTCCACGTCTGGATACACCGGTCGGAGCAAGACTTGAGGCAATTCCGGGAGCAGTACCTCATCCGCTCAATCTTCCGAAGGGATGTAAATTTGCTCCGCGTTGTAAATATGCAACAGAGAAATGTATGAATGAAGAACCAAAATTAGAGTTGGCAGAAGACAATCACTTGATTCGTTGTTTCTACCCGGATAAGGAGGCACGCCATGCCAAATAATGATGAAAAGAAAGTGCTTTTGAAGGTCACGGATCTGAAACAGTGGTTTCCACTTAAGAAAACAAAGTTATTCCAGAAAGAGCAGGAGTATGTAAGAGCCAATGACGGAATTACTTTGAATATTTACGAAGGAGAAACAGTTGGTCTTGTTGGAGAATCCGGATGTGGAAAATCAACATTTGGAAGAACTTTACTTCAGATCTACAAACAGACAGAAGGTAAGACAATGTATTACGGCAGAACTCTTACCGATATGGCACCGCTTTATGTAGACGAAACAATCAAAAATATTTCTTCTGGTAAAAAGAAAATTGCCGAATTAGAAGCGAAGGTAGAAGCATTAAAAGCGGAATATGAAAAAATGGAAGATTCTGCGGAAAAATTCCAGAAACAGGCCGAATGTGAAAATATCCAGAAGAAATGTAATATGGAATTCCTGAATCTTGTTCAGATCATTGGTGGATTCTATAGCTTAGATGACACAAAAGAAGCAGAACAGTTACTGCTTGAAAAATTCAAAGTTGCCAGAGTGATCAGCGGTTTAAATGAAGAAAACCAGATGGAAGGTGTCGATAAGACAAAAGAAATCGCAGAGAAGAAAGTGGAACTTGAAAAAGCGGAGAAGAAGTTAGAAGAACTCCGCAGCAAATATAAAAATGATGAAGCTTTTACAAAATACGAATCATACCGTGATAATGGAGTAGATCTTGCGAGACTGAAAACACAAGAAATGCGTTTCCTTCGTAAAGATATGCAGATGATCTTCCAGGATCCATACTCATCACTGAATCCACGTATGACAGTTGGACAGATCATCGGAGAAGGTCTTCTTGCACATGGCATTTTTAAGAAAAATGATGAAAAAATGCAGGCGTATGTTATGGAAGTCATGGAAAAATGTGGACTTGCACCATATATGATCCATCGTTATCCACATCAGTTCTCCGGTGGACAGAGACAGAGAATCGGTATTGCACGTGCACTTGCATTGAAACCAAGATTCGTAGTCTGCGATGAGGCGGTTTCCGCACTTGACGTTTCCATTCAGTCGCAGATCGTCAACCTTCTGAAAGATCTCGGAAGCGAAGACAATCTTGCATACTTATTTATTTCACATGGTTTGAGTGTTGTAAAATATATCAGTGACCGAATTGGTGTTATGTACCTTGGAAACATCGTAGAGCTTGCAGAGTCACAGGAAATGTTTGATCACCCTACACATCCATATACAGAAGCGCTGTTATCAGCAATTCCGACGACAGACGTAGATTCAAATAGAGAGATGATTCCACTTGAAGGAGATATCCCAAGTCCGGTTCATCCGCCGAAAGGATGTAAGTTCCATACAAGATGTAAATACTGTACAGAAATCTGTAAGCATATTACACCGGAACTTGTGGAAATGAGACCGGGACATTTTGTAGCCTGTCATAATCCACTCGGAGTAGAAAAGGATTCATAAAATCAGAAAGGAATTAGCATGAGCTTTTTTGGAGGATACAGCAAACGAGGAAGACAGTTGGAAGAACAGGATAAAAAGTTCCTGGAATTTAAAAAGCAGATGAGTGACCAGAACATTGTTTTTGAAAAGGGAGATTATCTGGCTATGGTTTTGGGGGCATTCTGGGCACTCTGGCCGGCTCTGGCCATTACACTGGCAGTAATTGTGGGGATCAGCCTGTTCTTTTTATAAAAAACTGCAAAAATCTGAAAGGAAGAATGAATGGATTATACCAGGAAGGCATCAATACAAAGAAAAACTCTTTGGCAGCAAATCGCTGATGTATTAAGAGAAGACATCATTCGGGGGAAGATCAAACCGGGGGAACGAATTGTAGAAGAAGATATTGCGGAGAAGTTTCATGTAAGCCGGGGACCGGTCAGAGAAGCCCTGCGTCATATTGGGGAGGAAGGATTTGTTGTTTATGAGTCTCATAAAGGCAGTACAGTAAAGACGATTTCCTATGAAGAAATGCAGGAAAAATATCTTGTCCGCTCTACCCTGGAAGTTCTGGCAATCAGGATCATTGCCGGAAAACTTCCGGAAGAAATCGAACGGGAAATGGATGAGTGTCTGGAGCAGATGGAAAAAGCTGCGAAAGAAAAAGATGTGTACCACATTATGTGTTATGATGAACAGTTTCATTCATGCATTGTTCGAGCAGCAAAGTGCGAAACCTTATATAAAATATGGGCAATGCTCCGGGAAAGCAATTTGTGCGGATATTATACAATGGGTGTTGAATCCATCATCCCCTTTGATGTACTTCGCTACAATCATGAGATCCTTTTAAAAGGAATAAAAGAATTGCCTGTTGAAAAGACAGCAAAATTGATTGAGGAGCATTATATGATCGTTCCGGAAGTTCTGCATGAAAAACAGTGTAAGAAATCCGAATAGAACGAAGGATAATGTGATTTCAGTTGTTTTAGATCAGGTGGCTAAAAAGACCACCTGACAGCGGCGTTCTACTTCAAAGCTTCGTCACAAAACAGACTGTGTAAATACTTGCAATTACAAGAAAAAACGAATACAATATAGAAAAAGAGGCAGGTATCAGGCGAAAATGAGACAGATGGAATTTAAAATGGAGCGTCCGGGACTGGTTGAACCCGGACAGATTGTTGATGTGACAGAGGGCGTTGTAGCTGCGTATTTTTATTATACGATTGAGCCGGCTGTGGCAATGAGCGCCAATTATCGTTCATGGCAGAGACTTAAGTCAGGACAGGGAAAGGTGATTGACGTAAAGCAGACACCGCAGGGGTATTATGTGGTGTGTGAATTTGATGAAGAGGATGTGGAATAAAGAGAAGGAAAAATCCACTGGAAAGAATTCAATATAAAAAGATCAGAGAATGATAAAAAATGTGATTATCAGACTCTGATCTTTTTATATTGTCATGTGTATGGAAGGAAACTACCGGTGGCAGACTCTGCTGATGCTGAATGATGGAAAAAACTGCTATATAATCCTGAACCAGGAACATAAACAGAGAAAATCTACAGTCCAAGAAGAGCAGGAAGTTCCCTGATTGCGCCAATCTGTCTTGGTGGATCCGGAATATCACCAAATCCATACGAAGCATAAATAAAAGGCACGTCTGCTTTCTGGCAGGCATCAAAATCACCTGAAGTATCTCCGACATAAACCACATCCTGCAGATGATTGCGCTCCATCAGAAGACGGATGGATTCATTTTTTGGAACCTGTGTCTGACCAAAGCATAAAAAATCTTTGATATATTTTTCGAGTCCCATCGTTTTTAGAAAAACTTCGATATATCCACACTGGCAGTTGCTGACGATATAAAGGTCGGTTTTCTGAGAAAGGTTTTCCAGTGTCTGCGCAACATCTGGGTAAAGAACACCGTGATCGGTTTCAAGCAGCCGATTTTCATAGTTAAAGCAAAGATAGCCGATTCGGTCACGTTCTTCTTTTGGGCAGGAAGGAAAGAGTGCAAGCGTGATCTCATCCATTGTTTTTCCAAAAAGTGACTTAAGCCAATCTGCTGTAAGTGAGAGGGAAAAATCTGTATTCTCCTCTATCGCCTGATTCCAGGATCTGGCAACTGCTTCGGTTGAGTCCCAGAGTGTGCCGTCTACGTCAAATATAATACCATCCATGATTCAATCTCCTGTATCTGAAAAAATATTTAACAGATTAAGGATAGCACAAGGTGGATATTCGGGCAATGATCTGTAAAATATTTTATCGAAAAGTTACAGGTGATGTCGAAAAAATGCGAATTAGTAAGAAAGAAGAAAAGAAGTGTAAGATAGTAGAAACAGAAAAAACAAAAGAAATAAATGGGGGAAAGAAATGGCTGAGGGGAAAATCAGGATCAAAGATATTGCAAAAATAGCCGGAGTGAGTGCAACAACTGTATCGAATGTGATCCATGGAAGAACGGAAAAAGTATCAAGAAAGACGAGAAAAAGGATAGAGGAGATCCTGGATGAACAGGAATATGCCCCAAGCATGGGAGCACGTATCCTTTCCGGAAAATCTTCCGGGATGATTGCTGTAGTTGTTGGAAAAAGGCAGGAATGGGAGCAGGAGAGTGAAAAATTAGAAGAAATACTGCGTGAGATCGAGAAGAGTCTGGATGAGAGGGAATACTATATGTTGCTGCATTTTGTAAAAACAGCAGAAGAATTTGTACGATATGCGGCGGTATGGAAACTGGATGGGGTTATCTGTATCTGGCTCAATGAAGAGGCGTGTACAAGAATCCGACAGATGTGTGCAGTTCCGGTGGCTGCGATATACAGAACAGACCGGATTTACGGAAAAGCCGGTGAGGAAGTCGCAAGGTTTCTGTTTAAAAGAGAGAAACAGAGAATCTGGTTTCTGGATGGAACGGAAGAGTACGGAAAAGTGGTATGGCAGGGAATGCAGAAAATATTTTCAAAAAAAGGCTGCTGTCTTGAAGAAGAACAATATCTGGAAATTCCAAAAGACAGGGATCTGCGGAGAATGTTCTATAAAATCCGGCTGGCAGGGCTTGCTTTATCCGCAGATATGCTCGTATTTGCATCTGCCGTACAGGGAGCAGAGGCTGTCGGTTATCTGCATGATCTGGAAATCAAGGTGCCGGAGGAAATTGAAGTGATGGCGGTCGGAAAAGAAGAAACAGCACTCATTTGCCGACCGCAGCTGACAACAGTCGAATTTGACAAAAAACGATTTGTCCGACAGGCAATTGAAGAATTATATGTCCAGATGATAAAAGGATATATTTTGACAAAATCCGGAAAAATCAGTGTGAAAACGATAATTAGAGGTTCCTGTAATTGATAAAATCGAATTAAAGTGATAAAATTTTAGAAAGCTACTTGACAAAGGTGGTGTCAATTGCTACAATAAAAAAACAGAACGCACTCTGTTTTGTAAAGTAAAGGAGTATGTTATGAGAAAACAAGCTTATTCAATTTTGGTTTATAACAATCCGGGACTATTAAGCCGTATGGCAGGATTGTTCAGCAGACGGGGGTACAATATTGAAAGTATTACCGCAGGTACAACTGCAGATCCGAGATTTACAAGGATCACGATCGTAGCAAGTGGAGATGAACAGATTCTTTCACAGATCGAGAAGCAGGTTCGCAAGATGGAAGATGTGATCGAGATTAAGCCGTTAAATGACAGCAATTCAGTATGCAGAGAACTGGTTATGATCAAGGTTCGTGCAAATGCATCTGAAAGAGCAGAACTTATTTCACTGGCAGATATTTTCCGTGCGAAGATCGTTGATGTTGAAAAAGACTGTCTGATGATTGAACTGACGGGAACCGAATCAAAGCTGAAAGCGTTTATGGAGCTTCTGGACGGATATGAGATCCTGGAGCTGGCAAGAACCGGTATTACCGGACTGAAGCGCGGAAGCGATGATGTGATCATGTTTGATTAAAGCAGAGAGACGTTTTGAAAAGAGCGACGAGCTCGAAAGCGGCACCTTCAGGGATGCAGCAGTAGTTACCTAAGAAAGCTAGGGGCATGGAGCCTTTAACTCTATAGAATTCAATAA
The sequence above is drawn from the Coprococcus comes ATCC 27758 genome and encodes:
- a CDS encoding ABC transporter ATP-binding protein, which codes for MPNNDEKKVLLKVTDLKQWFPLKKTKLFQKEQEYVRANDGITLNIYEGETVGLVGESGCGKSTFGRTLLQIYKQTEGKTMYYGRTLTDMAPLYVDETIKNISSGKKKIAELEAKVEALKAEYEKMEDSAEKFQKQAECENIQKKCNMEFLNLVQIIGGFYSLDDTKEAEQLLLEKFKVARVISGLNEENQMEGVDKTKEIAEKKVELEKAEKKLEELRSKYKNDEAFTKYESYRDNGVDLARLKTQEMRFLRKDMQMIFQDPYSSLNPRMTVGQIIGEGLLAHGIFKKNDEKMQAYVMEVMEKCGLAPYMIHRYPHQFSGGQRQRIGIARALALKPRFVVCDEAVSALDVSIQSQIVNLLKDLGSEDNLAYLFISHGLSVVKYISDRIGVMYLGNIVELAESQEMFDHPTHPYTEALLSAIPTTDVDSNREMIPLEGDIPSPVHPPKGCKFHTRCKYCTEICKHITPELVEMRPGHFVACHNPLGVEKDS
- the ilvN gene encoding acetolactate synthase small subunit, whose translation is MRKQAYSILVYNNPGLLSRMAGLFSRRGYNIESITAGTTADPRFTRITIVASGDEQILSQIEKQVRKMEDVIEIKPLNDSNSVCRELVMIKVRANASERAELISLADIFRAKIVDVEKDCLMIELTGTESKLKAFMELLDGYEILELARTGITGLKRGSDDVIMFD
- a CDS encoding LacI family DNA-binding transcriptional regulator, translating into MAEGKIRIKDIAKIAGVSATTVSNVIHGRTEKVSRKTRKRIEEILDEQEYAPSMGARILSGKSSGMIAVVVGKRQEWEQESEKLEEILREIEKSLDEREYYMLLHFVKTAEEFVRYAAVWKLDGVICIWLNEEACTRIRQMCAVPVAAIYRTDRIYGKAGEEVARFLFKREKQRIWFLDGTEEYGKVVWQGMQKIFSKKGCCLEEEQYLEIPKDRDLRRMFYKIRLAGLALSADMLVFASAVQGAEAVGYLHDLEIKVPEEIEVMAVGKEETALICRPQLTTVEFDKKRFVRQAIEELYVQMIKGYILTKSGKISVKTIIRGSCN
- a CDS encoding GntR family transcriptional regulator: MDYTRKASIQRKTLWQQIADVLREDIIRGKIKPGERIVEEDIAEKFHVSRGPVREALRHIGEEGFVVYESHKGSTVKTISYEEMQEKYLVRSTLEVLAIRIIAGKLPEEIEREMDECLEQMEKAAKEKDVYHIMCYDEQFHSCIVRAAKCETLYKIWAMLRESNLCGYYTMGVESIIPFDVLRYNHEILLKGIKELPVEKTAKLIEEHYMIVPEVLHEKQCKKSE
- a CDS encoding HAD family hydrolase codes for the protein MDGIIFDVDGTLWDSTEAVARSWNQAIEENTDFSLSLTADWLKSLFGKTMDEITLALFPSCPKEERDRIGYLCFNYENRLLETDHGVLYPDVAQTLENLSQKTDLYIVSNCQCGYIEVFLKTMGLEKYIKDFLCFGQTQVPKNESIRLLMERNHLQDVVYVGDTSGDFDACQKADVPFIYASYGFGDIPDPPRQIGAIRELPALLGL
- a CDS encoding ABC transporter ATP-binding protein — encoded protein: MAYLLEVDDLHTFFKTKKGIVKAVNGVSYRVEPGKTLGIVGESGSGKSVSAMSILKLLDGNGYIDSGTITFKGRNLAECTINDMYQIRGNEISVIFQEPMTSLNPVYTIEKQLNEVYLTHQKITKKEASEKSLEMLKAVKIPNPESVMKQFPHQLSGGMRQRVMIAMALACEPSLLIADEPTTALDVTIQAQILKLMNELKKEKGTSILFITHDLGVINQMADEVAVMYCGQVVEMCKARTIFAKETTCSHPYTEGLMTSIPRLDTPVGARLEAIPGAVPHPLNLPKGCKFAPRCKYATEKCMNEEPKLELAEDNHLIRCFYPDKEARHAK
- a CDS encoding ABC transporter permease subunit, yielding MLFGKKKEKEQRSVLEEEQMQSPFRTIIKNLLENKLAMGGLIVFVSIFAMCFILPIWFHQDLNYQDPTQKNIAPGFSFLSVPSDLKDNAEVIEFGPTYGVGVDKDGYVYEWGQLTKNLKKIPADMGKVVDIAVGQDHVLAINDKGTLYTWGFNRMGLNVIPPELKGKKIADIEAGYQVSVVVTEDGKVVSWGNTSAVDISTANVKDEKVKEVKANIQTAIALTKDGKVISLAKKETALDNVPEEIQGKVEKIALTDKAAAAVLKDGTVKVWGNNHNHIFSVPEEVQGKAVDISGGRNHLVVVTEDGNAVAWGGNENNQAKVPAKATNIAKLASGYYQNCIIKEDGSVVTWGLKGYLLGTDNLGRNVFYRILKGGQMTMTVGFIAVIIQFAIGILVGGISGYYGGTVDILLMRLAEVVGSLPFIPLALILSALIGNKVSDVGRIIMIMLILGFLGWTGIAGLVRAQVLAERNKEFVVAAKALGVKEKNIIFRHIVPNVMTIIIVQATISFATCMLTESGLSFLGFGVAEPIPSWGNMLNNCRSSEVISQYWWRWVFPSVVLGLCTVSINLFGDGLRRAVDPKANER